A window of the Streptomyces sp. JB150 genome harbors these coding sequences:
- the galE gene encoding UDP-glucose 4-epimerase GalE — protein sequence MTWLITGGAGYIGAHVARAMAGAGERVVALDDLSAGVPARLPDGVPLVRGSATDAELLRRVFAEHEVTGVVHLAARKQVAESVARPTWYYQENVGGLATLLDEVAAAGIRRFLFSSSAAVYGNPDVDLITEDTPCAPVNPYGETKLAGEWLVRAAGRAHGIATVCLRYFNVAGAATPELADTGVHNVVPMVFDRLTRDEAPQIFGDDYPTPDGTCVRDYIHVADLAEAHLAAVRRLSGGDAAGDLTLNIGRGEGVSVRELITLIGEVTGDTRPAVVEPRRAGDAPRAVAAAGRAAAELGWTAGRGVREMVESAWRGWLLHHGR from the coding sequence ATGACGTGGCTGATCACCGGCGGTGCCGGATATATCGGGGCTCATGTGGCACGGGCCATGGCCGGGGCCGGGGAGCGGGTCGTCGCCCTGGACGACCTGTCGGCGGGGGTGCCCGCGCGGCTGCCGGACGGCGTGCCGCTGGTGCGTGGCTCGGCGACGGACGCCGAGCTGCTGAGGCGGGTCTTCGCCGAGCACGAGGTGACCGGTGTGGTGCATCTCGCCGCGCGCAAGCAGGTGGCCGAGTCGGTCGCGCGCCCCACCTGGTACTACCAGGAGAACGTGGGCGGGCTGGCGACGCTGCTGGACGAGGTCGCCGCGGCCGGGATCCGGCGGTTCCTGTTCTCGTCCTCGGCGGCCGTCTACGGCAACCCGGATGTGGACCTCATCACGGAGGACACGCCCTGCGCGCCGGTGAACCCGTACGGCGAGACCAAGCTGGCCGGTGAGTGGCTGGTACGGGCCGCGGGCCGGGCGCACGGCATCGCGACCGTGTGCCTGCGGTACTTCAACGTGGCCGGCGCGGCCACCCCCGAGCTGGCCGACACAGGCGTCCACAACGTCGTACCGATGGTCTTCGACCGGCTGACCCGCGACGAGGCGCCGCAAATTTTCGGTGACGACTATCCGACCCCGGACGGCACCTGTGTGCGCGACTACATCCATGTCGCCGACCTCGCCGAGGCGCATCTCGCGGCGGTCCGCCGGCTGTCCGGCGGGGACGCGGCGGGCGATCTGACGCTGAACATCGGCCGCGGCGAGGGCGTCTCGGTGCGGGAGCTGATCACGCTGATCGGCGAAGTGACCGGGGACACCCGGCCGGCCGTCGTCGAGCCGCGCCGCGCCGGGGACGCCCCGCGCGCCGTCGCCGCCGCCGGGCGGGCCGCGGCCGAACTCGGGTGGACGGCCGGCCGAGGGGTACGCGAGATGGTCGAGTCGGCGTGGCGGGGCTGGCTGCTGCACCACGGCCGCTGA
- a CDS encoding DUF5941 domain-containing protein: MSTAILTGQPVPGSSIEGDLRSLGFEVRTAADAADAETLLAQVPGDQRVAVVDARFVGHVHALRLGLTDPRFPLAAIPGAVTAQPAGRQALTRAMARENTSDSATAPADGDTALAVAGLADRVVTALDADGAAVHRPELGSLVATVPTDPQTRNEARQAVAAVDDEAIRLKSAVKARDGFFTTFFISPYSRYIARWCARRGLTPNQVTTASLLTALIAAGCAATGTRGGFVAAGVLLIASFVLDCTDGQLARYSLQYSTLGAWLDATFDRAKEYAYYAGLALGAARGGDDVWALALGAMVLQTCRHVVDFSFNEANHDATANTSPTAALSDKLDSVGWTVWVRRMIVLPIGERWAMIAVLTAVTTPRVTFYALLAGCAFAATYTTAGRVLRSLTRKAKRTDRAATALADLADSGPLAQALARALRNPARRLPGFAVPALALLGGAAVVATAAFTGSGPWTVVAALGYALTSGLAVARPLKGALDWLVPPFFRAAEYGTVLALAVDAGVNGALPAAFGLVAAVAYHHYDTVYRIRGNAGAPPAWLVRATGGHEGRTLLVTVLAAVLTAAQFTVALTALAVAVALLVLVESIRFWVSAGAPAVHDEGEPA; encoded by the coding sequence TTGTCGACCGCCATCCTCACCGGTCAGCCGGTCCCCGGATCGTCGATCGAGGGCGATCTGCGGTCCCTCGGCTTCGAGGTGCGCACCGCCGCCGACGCCGCCGACGCCGAGACACTGCTCGCGCAGGTACCCGGTGACCAGCGCGTCGCGGTCGTCGACGCGCGCTTCGTCGGTCACGTACACGCCCTGCGGCTCGGTCTGACCGACCCCCGCTTCCCGCTGGCCGCCATCCCCGGCGCCGTCACGGCCCAGCCGGCCGGCCGCCAGGCCCTGACCCGCGCGATGGCCCGCGAGAACACCTCCGACAGCGCCACCGCCCCCGCCGACGGCGACACCGCGCTCGCCGTCGCCGGCCTCGCCGACCGCGTCGTCACCGCGCTCGACGCCGACGGCGCCGCCGTGCACCGCCCCGAGCTGGGCAGCCTCGTCGCCACCGTCCCCACGGACCCGCAGACCCGCAACGAGGCCCGCCAGGCCGTGGCCGCCGTCGACGACGAGGCGATCCGGCTGAAGTCCGCCGTGAAGGCCCGCGACGGCTTCTTCACGACCTTCTTCATCAGCCCGTACTCCCGCTACATCGCCCGCTGGTGCGCCCGCCGCGGCCTGACCCCCAACCAGGTCACCACCGCCTCCCTGCTCACCGCGCTGATCGCGGCGGGCTGCGCGGCCACCGGTACCCGCGGCGGCTTCGTCGCGGCCGGCGTCCTGCTCATCGCCTCCTTCGTGCTGGACTGCACCGACGGCCAGCTCGCCCGCTACTCCCTGCAGTACTCCACCCTCGGCGCCTGGCTCGACGCCACCTTCGACCGCGCCAAGGAGTACGCCTACTACGCGGGCCTCGCCCTCGGCGCCGCCCGCGGCGGCGACGACGTCTGGGCGCTCGCCCTCGGCGCGATGGTCCTCCAGACCTGCCGGCACGTGGTCGACTTCTCCTTCAACGAGGCCAACCACGACGCCACCGCCAACACCAGCCCCACCGCCGCCCTGTCCGACAAGCTGGACAGCGTCGGCTGGACGGTCTGGGTGCGCCGCATGATCGTCCTGCCGATCGGCGAACGCTGGGCGATGATCGCCGTCCTGACCGCCGTCACCACGCCCCGCGTCACCTTCTACGCCCTGCTCGCCGGCTGCGCGTTCGCGGCGACGTACACGACGGCGGGCCGCGTGCTGCGCTCGCTGACCCGCAAGGCGAAGCGGACGGACCGCGCGGCCACCGCGCTCGCCGACCTCGCCGACTCCGGCCCGCTCGCCCAGGCCCTCGCCAGGGCGCTCAGGAACCCCGCCCGCCGGCTGCCCGGCTTCGCCGTCCCGGCGCTCGCCCTGCTCGGCGGCGCCGCGGTCGTCGCCACCGCCGCGTTCACCGGGTCCGGCCCGTGGACGGTCGTCGCCGCCCTCGGCTACGCCCTCACCTCCGGTCTCGCCGTCGCCCGCCCCCTCAAGGGCGCCCTCGACTGGCTCGTCCCGCCGTTCTTCCGCGCCGCCGAGTACGGCACGGTCCTCGCGCTCGCGGTCGACGCGGGGGTGAACGGAGCGCTGCCGGCGGCTTTCGGGCTGGTGGCGGCCGTCGCCTACCATCACTACGACACGGTGTACCGCATCCGCGGCAACGCCGGCGCGCCCCCGGCCTGGCTGGTGCGCGCCACCGGGGGACACGAGGGGCGGACCCTGCTCGTCACCGTCCTGGCCGCGGTGCTCACCGCCGCGCAGTTCACGGTCGCGCTCACGGCCCTCGCCGTGGCCGTCGCCCTGCTGGTGCTCGTCGAGAGCATCCGCTTCTGGGTCTCCGCTGGAGCCCCTGCCGTACACGATGAAGGAGAACCCGCATGA
- a CDS encoding phosphocholine cytidylyltransferase family protein: protein MIGLVLAAGAGRRLRPYTDSLPKALVPVGPAGIEGEPTVLDLTLANFAEVGLTEAAIIVGYRKEAVYERKAALEAKYGLKLTLIDNDKAEEWNNAYSLWCGRDALKDGVILANGDTVHPVSVEKTLLAARGNGKKIILALDTVKSLAEEEMKVVVDPEKGMTKITKLMDPAEATGEYIGVTLIEGDAAPELADALKTVWESDPQQFYEHGYQELVNRGFRIDVAPIGEVDWVEIDNHDDLARGREIACRY from the coding sequence ATGATCGGCCTCGTGCTGGCGGCCGGCGCCGGACGGCGTCTGCGCCCCTACACCGACAGCCTGCCCAAGGCGCTGGTGCCGGTGGGGCCCGCGGGCATAGAGGGCGAACCGACGGTTCTCGACCTGACCCTCGCCAACTTCGCCGAGGTCGGCCTGACCGAGGCCGCCATCATCGTCGGCTACCGCAAGGAGGCCGTGTACGAGCGCAAGGCGGCCCTGGAGGCGAAGTACGGCCTGAAGCTCACCCTCATCGACAACGACAAGGCCGAGGAGTGGAACAACGCCTACTCCCTGTGGTGCGGCCGTGACGCCCTCAAGGACGGCGTGATCCTCGCCAACGGCGACACCGTCCACCCGGTCTCCGTCGAGAAGACCCTGCTCGCCGCCCGCGGCAACGGCAAGAAGATCATCCTTGCCCTGGACACGGTGAAGAGCCTGGCCGAGGAGGAGATGAAGGTCGTCGTCGACCCCGAGAAGGGCATGACGAAGATCACCAAGCTGATGGACCCGGCCGAGGCCACCGGCGAGTACATCGGCGTCACCCTCATCGAGGGCGACGCCGCCCCGGAGCTGGCCGACGCGCTGAAGACGGTCTGGGAGAGCGACCCGCAGCAGTTCTACGAGCACGGCTATCAGGAGCTGGTCAACCGCGGCTTCCGCATCGACGTCGCGCCGATCGGCGAGGTCGACTGGGTCGAGATCGACAACCACGACGATCTCGCCCGGGGACGGGAGATCGCGTGCCGGTACTGA
- a CDS encoding iron-containing alcohol dehydrogenase family protein yields the protein MPVLTRLIPSPLVVDIRPGALDDLACVLADERISHSGRLAVAVSGGSGARLRERVAPQLPGATWYEVGGGTLDDAVRLASDIKAGHYDAVVGLGGGKIIDCAKFAAARVGLPLVAVPTNLAHDGLCSPVATLDNDAGRGSYGVPNPIAVVIDLDVIREAPVRYVRAGIGDAVSNVSAIADWELANRVKGEKIDGLAAAMARQAGEAVLRHPGGIGDNDFLQVLAEALVLSGIAMSVSGDSRPSSGACHEINHAFDLLFPKRAAAHGEQCGLGAAFAMYLRGAHEQSAYMAGVLRRHGLPVLPEEIGFTPEEFVRVVEFAPETRPGRYTILEHLDLKTDQIKDIYADYVKAIGS from the coding sequence GTGCCGGTACTGACCAGGCTCATCCCCTCCCCGCTCGTCGTCGACATCCGCCCCGGCGCCCTCGACGACCTCGCCTGCGTCCTCGCCGACGAGCGCATCTCGCACTCCGGCCGGCTCGCCGTCGCCGTCAGCGGCGGCTCCGGCGCGCGGCTGCGCGAGCGGGTCGCCCCGCAGCTGCCCGGCGCCACCTGGTACGAGGTCGGCGGCGGCACCCTCGACGACGCGGTCCGGCTGGCGAGCGACATAAAGGCCGGCCACTACGACGCGGTCGTCGGCCTCGGCGGCGGCAAGATCATCGACTGCGCCAAGTTCGCCGCGGCCCGCGTCGGCCTGCCCCTGGTCGCCGTGCCGACGAACCTCGCGCACGACGGCCTGTGCTCGCCGGTCGCCACCCTCGACAACGACGCCGGGCGCGGCTCCTACGGCGTGCCCAACCCGATCGCCGTCGTCATCGACCTCGACGTCATCCGCGAGGCCCCGGTCCGCTACGTCCGGGCCGGCATCGGCGACGCCGTCTCCAACGTCTCCGCCATCGCGGACTGGGAGCTGGCCAACCGGGTCAAGGGCGAGAAGATCGACGGACTGGCCGCGGCCATGGCCCGCCAGGCCGGCGAGGCCGTGCTGCGCCACCCCGGCGGCATCGGGGACAACGACTTCCTCCAGGTGCTCGCCGAGGCGCTGGTCCTCAGCGGCATCGCCATGTCCGTGTCGGGCGACTCCCGCCCCTCCTCCGGGGCCTGCCACGAGATCAACCACGCCTTCGACCTGCTGTTCCCCAAGCGGGCCGCGGCCCACGGCGAGCAGTGCGGGCTGGGCGCGGCCTTCGCGATGTACTTGCGCGGGGCCCACGAGCAGTCGGCGTACATGGCCGGGGTGCTGCGCCGGCACGGCCTGCCGGTGCTGCCCGAGGAGATCGGCTTCACCCCGGAGGAGTTCGTCCGGGTCGTCGAGTTCGCCCCGGAGACCCGGCCCGGCCGCTACACGATCCTCGAGCACCTCGACCTGAAAACCGACCAGATCAAGGACATCTACGCCGACTATGTCAAGGCCATCGGTAGCTGA
- a CDS encoding CDP-alcohol phosphatidyltransferase family protein gives MSRPSVAELRPVVHPPGVKDRRSGEHWMGRLYMREVSLRVDRYLVNTRVTPNQLTYLMTVCGVLAAPALLVPGIPGAVLGVIMVQLYLLLDCVDGEIARWKKQYSLGGVYLDRVGAYLTDAAVLVGLGLRAADLWGEGRIDWLWAFLGTLAALGAILIKAETDLVGVARHQAGKPPVQESAAEPRSSGMALARRAAAALKFHRLILGIEASLLILVLAIADHVDGGLFFTRLGTAVLAGIALLQTVLHLVSILASSRLR, from the coding sequence ATGTCAAGGCCATCGGTAGCTGAACTCCGCCCGGTCGTCCACCCCCCGGGGGTGAAGGACCGGCGCAGCGGTGAGCACTGGATGGGACGCCTCTACATGCGTGAGGTGTCCCTGCGGGTCGACCGCTACCTGGTGAACACCAGGGTCACGCCCAACCAGCTCACGTACCTGATGACCGTCTGCGGCGTCCTCGCGGCCCCGGCACTGCTGGTGCCGGGGATCCCGGGGGCGGTGCTCGGCGTGATCATGGTCCAGCTGTATCTGCTGCTCGACTGCGTCGACGGCGAGATCGCCCGCTGGAAGAAGCAGTACTCGCTCGGCGGGGTCTACCTCGACCGCGTCGGCGCCTACCTCACCGACGCCGCCGTCCTCGTCGGGCTCGGGCTGCGCGCCGCCGACCTGTGGGGCGAGGGCCGCATCGACTGGCTGTGGGCCTTCCTCGGCACCCTGGCCGCGCTCGGCGCGATCCTGATCAAGGCCGAGACCGACCTCGTCGGGGTGGCCCGCCACCAGGCCGGCAAGCCGCCGGTGCAGGAGTCCGCGGCCGAGCCGCGCTCCTCCGGCATGGCGCTGGCCCGCCGGGCCGCGGCCGCGCTGAAGTTCCACCGGCTGATCCTCGGCATCGAGGCCTCGCTGCTGATCCTGGTCCTGGCCATCGCCGACCACGTCGACGGCGGCCTGTTCTTCACCCGGCTCGGTACCGCCGTCCTCGCGGGCATCGCGCTGCTGCAGACCGTGCTGCACCTGGTGTCCATCCTCGCGTCGAGCAGGCTGAGGTGA
- a CDS encoding glycosyltransferase yields the protein MKVGAVIITMGNRPEELRALLDSVAKQDGDPVEVVVVGNGSPVPDVPEGVRTIELPENLGIPGGRNVGIEAFGPGGRDVDILLFLDDDGLLARTDTAELCRRAFAADDRLGIISFRIADPDTGVTQRRHVPRLRASDPMRSSRVTTFLGGANAVRTQVFAEVGALPDEFFYAHEETDLAWRALDAGWMIDYRSDMVLYHPTTAPSRHAVYHRMVARNRVWLARRNLPALLVPVYLGVWLLLTLARRPSRPALKAWFGGFREGWTTPCGPRRPMKWRTVWRLTRLGRPPVI from the coding sequence CTGAAGGTCGGCGCGGTGATCATCACCATGGGCAACCGCCCCGAGGAACTGCGCGCCCTCCTCGACTCGGTCGCCAAGCAGGACGGCGACCCCGTCGAGGTCGTGGTGGTCGGCAACGGCTCGCCCGTCCCGGACGTCCCCGAGGGCGTGCGCACCATCGAGCTGCCCGAGAACCTGGGCATCCCCGGCGGCCGCAACGTCGGCATCGAGGCCTTCGGGCCCGGCGGCCGCGACGTCGACATCCTGCTCTTCCTCGACGACGACGGCCTGCTCGCCCGCACCGACACCGCCGAGCTGTGCCGCAGGGCGTTCGCCGCCGACGACCGGCTCGGCATCATCAGCTTCCGCATCGCCGACCCCGACACCGGCGTCACCCAGCGCCGCCACGTGCCGCGGCTGCGCGCCTCGGACCCGATGCGCTCCTCGCGGGTCACCACCTTCCTCGGCGGCGCCAACGCCGTCCGTACGCAGGTCTTCGCCGAGGTCGGCGCACTGCCGGACGAGTTCTTCTACGCGCACGAGGAGACCGACCTCGCCTGGCGGGCCCTCGACGCGGGCTGGATGATCGACTACCGGTCGGACATGGTGCTGTACCACCCGACGACCGCCCCCTCCCGGCACGCGGTCTACCACCGGATGGTCGCCCGCAACCGCGTCTGGCTGGCCCGGCGCAACCTGCCCGCCCTGCTCGTCCCCGTGTACCTGGGCGTCTGGCTGCTGCTGACCCTGGCGCGCCGCCCGTCGCGGCCCGCGCTGAAGGCGTGGTTCGGCGGATTCCGGGAAGGCTGGACGACGCCGTGCGGTCCCCGCCGGCCCATGAAGTGGCGTACGGTGTGGCGGCTGACCCGGCTGGGCCGGCCCCCGGTGATCTGA
- a CDS encoding ABC transporter permease: MSETTHDGGVAVTEPPSPDERLTPAELAAKYGLTVSGARPSLVEYVRRLWGRRHFIVAFSQAKLTAQYSQAKLGQLWQVATPLLNALVYYLIFGLILDAGRGMSKDVYIPFLVTGVFVFTFTQSSVMAGVRAISGNLGLVRALHFPRASLPISFALQQLQQLLFSMVVLVAVACGFGSYPDLSWLLIVPVLLLQFLFNTGLALIVARMGAKTPDLAQLMPFVMRTWMYASGVMFSIPIMLEGKPAWIADVLQWNPAAIYMDLMRFALIDGYGSENLPPHVWAVALGWAVLVAVGGFVYFWKAEERYGRG; encoded by the coding sequence GTGAGTGAGACAACGCACGACGGCGGAGTCGCCGTGACCGAGCCACCGTCGCCCGACGAGCGGCTGACGCCGGCCGAGCTCGCCGCGAAGTACGGCCTGACCGTCAGCGGCGCCCGGCCCTCGCTCGTCGAGTACGTCCGCCGGCTGTGGGGACGGCGTCACTTCATCGTCGCCTTCTCCCAGGCCAAGCTGACCGCCCAGTACAGCCAGGCCAAGCTCGGCCAGCTGTGGCAGGTCGCCACCCCGCTGCTCAACGCCCTCGTCTACTACCTGATCTTCGGGCTGATCCTGGACGCGGGCCGCGGCATGTCCAAGGACGTGTACATCCCGTTCCTGGTCACCGGCGTCTTCGTCTTCACCTTCACCCAGTCCTCGGTGATGGCCGGCGTCCGCGCGATCTCCGGCAACCTCGGCCTGGTGCGGGCCCTGCACTTCCCGCGCGCCTCGCTGCCGATCTCCTTCGCGCTCCAGCAGCTCCAGCAGCTGCTGTTCTCGATGGTCGTGCTGGTCGCGGTGGCCTGCGGCTTCGGCAGCTACCCGGACCTGTCCTGGCTGCTGATCGTGCCGGTGCTGCTCCTGCAGTTCCTGTTCAACACCGGCCTCGCCCTGATCGTGGCGCGGATGGGCGCGAAGACCCCGGACCTCGCCCAGCTGATGCCGTTCGTGATGCGCACCTGGATGTACGCCTCCGGGGTGATGTTCTCCATCCCGATCATGCTGGAGGGCAAGCCGGCCTGGATCGCGGACGTCCTGCAGTGGAACCCCGCCGCCATCTACATGGACCTGATGCGGTTCGCGCTGATCGACGGCTACGGCTCCGAGAACCTGCCCCCGCACGTGTGGGCGGTCGCCCTCGGCTGGGCGGTGCTCGTCGCCGTCGGCGGCTTCGTGTACTTCTGGAAGGCGGAGGAGAGGTACGGCCGTGGCTGA
- a CDS encoding ABC transporter ATP-binding protein, whose translation MAEQRPGERIPTVIADDLHIVYRVNGARTGKGSATAALSRMLRRGSDDTARGVRKVHAVRGVSFVAYRGEAIGLIGSNGSGKSTLLRAIAGLLPAEKGKVYTDGQPSLLGVNAALMNDLTGERNVILGGLAMGMSREQIRERYQEIVDFSGINEKGDFITLPMRTYSSGMAARLRFSIAAAKDHDVLMIDEALATGDRKFQKRSEDRIRELRKEAGTVFLVSHNNKSIRDTCNRVLWLERGELRMDGPTDEVLKEYEKFTGK comes from the coding sequence GTGGCTGAGCAGCGCCCGGGGGAGCGGATCCCCACCGTCATCGCCGACGACCTGCACATCGTCTACCGCGTCAACGGCGCCAGGACCGGCAAGGGCAGCGCCACCGCCGCGCTCAGCCGGATGCTCAGGCGGGGCTCCGACGACACGGCGCGCGGAGTGCGCAAGGTGCACGCCGTGCGCGGCGTCTCCTTCGTCGCCTACCGCGGCGAGGCCATCGGCCTGATCGGCTCCAACGGCTCCGGCAAGTCCACCCTGCTGCGCGCCATCGCCGGCCTCCTCCCCGCCGAGAAGGGCAAGGTCTACACCGACGGCCAGCCCTCGCTCCTCGGCGTGAACGCGGCGCTGATGAACGACCTGACCGGCGAGCGCAACGTCATATTGGGCGGGCTGGCGATGGGCATGTCCCGCGAGCAGATCAGGGAGCGCTACCAGGAGATCGTCGACTTCTCCGGCATCAACGAGAAGGGCGACTTCATCACCCTGCCGATGCGCACCTACTCCTCCGGCATGGCCGCCCGGCTGCGGTTCTCGATCGCCGCCGCGAAGGACCACGACGTCCTCATGATCGACGAGGCGCTGGCCACCGGCGACCGCAAGTTCCAGAAGCGCTCCGAGGACCGCATCCGGGAGCTGCGCAAGGAGGCCGGCACGGTCTTCCTGGTCAGCCACAACAACAAGTCCATCCGCGACACCTGCAACCGCGTGCTCTGGCTGGAGCGCGGCGAGCTGCGGATGGACGGGCCGACCGACGAGGTCCTGAAGGAGTACGAGAAGTTCACGGGCAAGTGA
- the hpnC gene encoding squalene synthase HpnC, producing the protein MTAVGTAHRADPERATLGKAAGENFPVAPFFLPRAWRADLMAVYGFARLVDDIGDGDLAPGGADARLLGVAPDRAEDRLALLDAFEADLRRVFDGEPRHPLLRRLQRTVRRRSLTPEPFLGLIAANRQDQLVGRYETYDDLLAYCELSANPVGRLVLAVTGTATPERIRRSDMICTALQIVEHLQDVAEDLGRDRIYLPAADMRRFHVREADLATPSAGASVRALVAYEAQRARDLLNEGAPLVGSVQGRLRLLLAGFVAGGRAAVDAIAAADYDVLPGPPKPGKLRLLRAVGVTLRGEG; encoded by the coding sequence GTGACGGCGGTCGGCACCGCACACCGCGCCGACCCGGAGCGCGCCACGCTCGGCAAGGCCGCGGGCGAGAACTTCCCCGTGGCCCCGTTCTTCCTGCCCCGGGCCTGGCGCGCCGACCTGATGGCGGTCTACGGCTTCGCCCGCCTCGTCGACGACATCGGCGACGGCGACCTCGCCCCCGGCGGTGCCGACGCCCGCCTGCTCGGCGTCGCCCCGGATCGGGCCGAGGACCGCCTGGCCCTGCTCGACGCCTTCGAGGCCGACCTGCGCCGGGTCTTCGACGGCGAACCCCGCCACCCGCTGCTGCGCCGGCTCCAGCGGACCGTCCGCCGCCGCTCGCTCACCCCCGAGCCGTTCCTCGGGCTGATCGCCGCCAACCGCCAGGACCAGCTCGTCGGCCGCTACGAGACCTACGACGACCTGCTCGCCTACTGCGAGCTGTCCGCCAACCCCGTCGGCCGTCTGGTCCTCGCCGTCACCGGCACCGCCACCCCCGAGCGGATCCGCCGCTCCGACATGATCTGCACCGCCCTGCAGATCGTCGAACACCTCCAGGACGTCGCCGAGGACCTCGGCCGCGACCGGATCTACCTGCCCGCCGCGGACATGAGGCGCTTTCACGTCCGCGAGGCGGACCTCGCCACCCCCTCGGCGGGCGCGTCGGTGCGCGCGCTGGTCGCGTACGAAGCGCAACGCGCCCGCGATCTGCTGAATGAAGGCGCCCCCCTCGTGGGTAGCGTGCAGGGCAGGCTCAGGCTGCTGCTCGCGGGGTTCGTGGCGGGGGGGAGGGCGGCCGTCGACGCGATCGCCGCCGCCGACTACGACGTACTTCCCGGCCCGCCCAAGCCCGGCAAGCTCCGGTTGCTGCGCGCGGTGGGCGTGACTCTGCGAGGAGAGGGGTGA
- the hpnD gene encoding presqualene diphosphate synthase HpnD — MIRAVESEPHVSAPVLAAYRYCEAVTGQQARNFAYGIRLLPTPKRRAMSALYAFSRRVDDIGDGALTGEVKTARLEETRSLLTRIREDGIDEDDTDPVGVALAHAARTFPIPLGGLDELIDGVLMDVRGETYETWDDLKRYCRCVAGAIGRLSLGVFGTEPGARDAERAPEYADTLGLALQLTNILRDVREDAEGGRTYLPADDLAKFGCSGGFAGPTPPEGSDFAGLVHFEVRRARALFAEGYQLLPMLDRRSGACVAAMAGIYRRLLDRIERDPEAVLRGRVSLPGREKAYVAVRGLSGLDTRHVTRRTVRRRV, encoded by the coding sequence GTGATCCGGGCCGTGGAGTCGGAACCACACGTGTCCGCACCGGTACTCGCCGCCTACCGTTACTGCGAGGCCGTCACCGGCCAGCAGGCCCGCAACTTCGCCTACGGCATCCGGCTGCTGCCGACGCCCAAGCGCCGCGCGATGTCGGCGCTGTACGCGTTCTCCCGGCGGGTCGACGACATCGGCGACGGCGCGCTCACCGGCGAGGTGAAGACGGCCAGGCTCGAGGAGACCCGGTCGCTGCTCACCCGGATCCGCGAGGACGGCATCGACGAGGACGACACCGACCCGGTCGGCGTCGCCCTCGCGCACGCCGCCCGGACCTTCCCGATCCCGCTCGGCGGCCTGGACGAGCTGATCGACGGCGTGCTGATGGACGTGCGCGGCGAGACCTACGAGACCTGGGACGACCTCAAGCGCTACTGCCGCTGTGTGGCCGGCGCCATCGGCCGCCTCTCCCTCGGCGTGTTCGGCACCGAACCGGGAGCCCGTGACGCCGAACGCGCCCCCGAGTACGCCGACACGCTCGGGCTGGCCCTCCAGCTGACCAACATCCTGCGCGACGTCCGCGAGGACGCCGAGGGCGGGCGCACCTATCTGCCCGCCGACGACCTGGCCAAGTTCGGCTGCTCCGGCGGGTTCGCCGGACCGACCCCGCCGGAGGGCTCCGACTTCGCCGGCCTCGTCCACTTCGAGGTCCGCCGCGCCCGCGCCCTGTTCGCCGAGGGCTACCAGCTGCTCCCCATGCTCGACCGGCGCAGCGGCGCCTGCGTCGCTGCCATGGCCGGCATCTACCGCCGCCTCCTGGACCGCATCGAACGCGACCCCGAGGCGGTGCTGCGCGGCCGCGTCTCCCTGCCGGGACGGGAGAAGGCCTACGTCGCCGTCCGCGGCCTGTCCGGCCTCGACACCCGCCACGTCACCCGGCGCACCGTCAGGAGGCGCGTCTGA